The genomic segment GCCGCACCCTGCCCAGCGACGCCTACGTGCCGTTCATCCAGACCGATGCGGCAGTCAACCCGGGCAACTCCGGCGGGCCGCTGTTCAATACCGATGGCGAAGTCATCGGCATCAACTCGCAGATCTACAGCCGCTCTGGCGGCTATATGGGGCTGTCGTTCGCCATTCCGATCAAGGTGGCGATGCGCGCCGCCGGGCAGATACAGAAAACCGGCCACGCCTCGCACGGCTATCTTGGCGTGACCGTGCAGCCGGTGACGCCAGCCTTGGCGCAATCCTTCGGTCTCGACAAGGCGCGCGGGGCACTGGTGGCGGATGTAACGGCGGGCAGCCCGGCCGCCACGGCCGGCATCAAGGCCGGCGACGTGATTCTGGCCTTCAACGGGCGGGCGCTGGCCGATGCCGGCGACCTGCCGCCCCTGGTGGGCAATACCGAAGTCGGTGACAAGGTGTCCCTGACCGTGCTTCGGGACGGCAAGGAACGCACGGTATCGGCGACGGTCGGCGCGCTTTCGGATAGCGACGAGGCTGGCGGCCCGGCGTCCAAGCCGGCCGATCAGGCCCAGGGTGGCCGGCTGAAGCTGGCGGTCGCCGACCTCGACGCGGCGCAACGTGAGCAGCTCGATGTACCCAAAGGTGGCGTGCTGGTCATGGCGGTGGGCGACGGGCCGGCGGCGCGGGCGGGACTGACTCGCGGCGACGTGATCCTGCGCGTGGGCGACAGCGAGGTGAAGGACGTGGCGCACTTCAAGACCCTGGTTGGCAAGTTGCCGGCCGGACGGGCGGTGCCGCTGCTGATACAGCGACGCGGCAATCCGTTGTTCCTGGCGCTGACCGTGCCCAAGGAATAGCCATGGCGCGCTTACTGGTCGTTTCCTGCACACCCAAGGGACCGCTGTCGCGCACGCGCCGGCTGCTGGATGCCTGGCTCGCCAAACGGCGTACGGCGGATCCGGCACTGGCCGTGGACGAGGTCGATCTGGTCGATACCGAACTGCCGCTGGTCGACGGGCCGGTGGCCCTGGCCAAGGGCAGCGTGGCGGCCGGGTCGCAGCTGACGCCGACGCAGCAGCGGGCCTGGGAGGCCATCGTGCCGTGGGCAAGGGAGTTCCTGGCGGCCGACGAGGTGGTCATCGCCGCGCCGATGTGGAATTTCAGCCTGCCGTATCCGGTCAAGCACTACCTGGACGTGGTGGTGCAGCCGGGTTTGCTTTTTCGTTATACCGCGCAGGGGCCGCATGGCCTGTGCGGTGGCAAGCCGCTGACGCTGGTCACCACCCGCGGCAGCGCTTACGCCGATCTGCCGCAGGTAAATTTCCAGACCAGTTACCTGCGCTGGTTGTGCGAGTTCATCGACTGCCGCTACAGCGAAGTCGTTGCCGAGGGACTGGATGCCCGCGGTCCGGAAGCCGGCGAGAAGATCCTGACCGAGGTCATCGATCGGCTGCAGAGCCCACCGCAAGCTGTCGTCCGGTCGGGCGGGACTGGATCAGGCAATGCCTGAAGCCCTCGACATCCCGCAGGCGCCGCGCACGCGGCGCACGTCCCGGAGGTGTGCATGTTCAAGGATCGCGACCAAGCCGCCACTGAGCTGGCGGCGCGCCTGGCTCATCTGCGTGGCCAGCGCCCGCTGATTCTGGCGGTGCCGCGCGGGGCGGTGCCCATGGGCGTGATTCTGGCCACGGCTCTCGAAGGCGACCTGGACCTGATCCTGGTGCGCAAGCTGGGGGCACCCGGCAATCCCGAGTACGCCATCGGTGCGGTCGACGAGGCTGGGCATGTCTATGTCAACCCGGATGTTGCCGCTGACCTGGATGCGCAGTACCTGGCCGAGGAAACGGCCCGTCAGCAGGCCGTCATCAGGCGCCGGCGCGCGCAGTACGGCGCGCAGCAGGTCGATCCGGCCGGCCGGCTGGTGGTGGTGGTGGATGACGGCGTCGCCACCGGCGCCACGCTGATCGCCGCCCTGGATGCGCTGCGCGCCCGGCGCCCGGCGCGGCTGGTGGTGGCCGTCGGCGTGGCGCCGCCGGATGCACTGAGCCGATTGCGCGCCCATGCCGACCAGGTCGTGTGCCTGCTGACGCCGGTCGATTTCGGCGCCGTTGGCCAGTTCTATCGCGATTTCGGGCCGGTCAGCGATGCCGAGGTCACGGCCTTGCTGAGCGCCTGGCGCGATCGCCATTCCGCCGCCTAGCCGGTCTGAAGAACGCCCGCCGGGCGTCGTAGCGCCGGCCTCTGGCCGTTCCGGCCGAATGTTTTTTTACGCAGCGCTTCATTTTTTTCCGCGCCCGCCGATGTAGTCATCGTGCCCTGCACTGATGCGGGTGGTCGTTGCGCGCAGCAACGGCTGCCAGCCGCACCGGGCGATTACGGGAAATGAGCATCGACCCGATGAATGAAGCCGCGGCCCGGATATTGATCGTCGACGACCAGCCGGACAACCTCCTGATCCTGGAGGACCTGCTTGGCCGGCACTACACGGTGCATGCCGCCTGTGACGGGGAGGAGGCGCTGACACGTCTTGCGGATGGCGATCGGCCGGACCTGATGCTGCTGGACGTCGTCATGCCGGGCATGGACGGCTTTGAGGTGTGCCGGCGGGTCAAGGCATCGCCCGGCTTGCGCGACATGCCGGTGCTGCTGCTCACCAGCCTGGACAGCGCGGCCGACGAGGAATACGGCCTGTCGCTGGGGGCGGACGATTTCATCCACAAGCCCTACTCGCCGCCGGTCGTGCTGGCGCGGGTCAACAACCACCTGAAGCTGGCCCGCGCCAGCCGCCAGCTGCGGGATCGCAACGAGGACCTGGAGCGGCTGGTGGCCGAGCGCACGCGCGAGATCCTGCGTCAGTCCGAGCAGCTGATACGCAGCAAGCAGGAAGTCATCGCCTCGCAGGGGGCGACCATCACCGCCCTGTGCTCGCTGACCGAAGTGCGCGACAACGAGACCGGTGGCCACATTCGCCGAACCCAGCATTACGTGCGGGTCCTGGCCGAGCGCTTGCGGGACCACCCGCGCTTTCGCCATGAACTGAACGACGAGACCATCGACATGATGTTCAGGTCGGCGCCCCTGCACGACGTCGGCAAGGTGGCCATTCCGGACGCAATCCTGCTCAAGCAGGGCAAGCTGACGCCGGCCGAATGGGAAATCATGAAGCGGCACCCCACCCATGGCCGGGATGCGATTGCCCAGGCCGAACTCGAGTTGGGCGATCAGGGTGGCTCATTCTTGCGCTTCGCGCGCGAAATCGCGCACTGCCATCACGAGAAGTGGGACGGTTCCGGTTATCCGCAGGGCCTGGCCGGCGATGACATTCCCATCTCCGCACGCCTGATGGCGGCGGCCGATGTCTACGATGCCCTCATGTCGCGCCGTACCTACAAGGAGGCCTATTCCCACGAGCGTGCGATGGAGATGATTCAGGCCGAGCGCGGTCGGCACTTCGATCCCGATGTGGTGGATGCCCTGCAGGGTCTGGCCGAAACCTGCCGCGACATCGCCCGGCGGTATCGCGATGGCAATGATCCGCAGTAGGCCGTTCAGGCAGCGGCGACGCACTCGCAGCAGGCTGGTGTGATGCCATGAGCGCGATCCGCCTTGCGAGTCTGCGATCCCGCCTGTTGCTGGGGGCGGTGCTGGTGTTGCTGCCGGTACTGGCACTGATGGTGTCGGTGGCCTGGATGCAGTACGTCGCGGCCAGGCAGTCGGTACGCAGCAACGCCCAGAACCTTGCTCGTGAACTGGTAAACCAGCAGGGACGCCAGATCGAGGCAGCGCGCCGCCTGCTGGAAGGGTTGCTGCGCGTGCCGGTGTTGCGCGACGGCGATCCGGCGGCGTGCAGCGCGCTGCTGGCGCAGATTCGCGGCGAGGCGGCATCGCCCTACCAGAATTTCACCGTGATCCGGCCCAGCGGGGCGCTGCGCTGCAGCGCGGTACCGCTGCCCGAGTCATTCGACGCGACGCGGCTGCCGGGTTTCTCGCAGACCCTCAAGACGGCGGCCTTTCACGTTGGTGGCTACGCCTTCGGTCAGCCTGGCGGCCGACCCAACCTGTCGCTGCTGGCGCCGGCGCTGGACCGGGGCGGCAATGTGGCACTGCTGATTCACGTTGCGCTTGATCTGGACTGGCTCGCCAAAGGCCCGGTCGAGGAGCGCTTGCCAGCCGGCTCGGTCGTCAGTCTGATCGAGCGCACGGGAAAGGTGATGCTGAGCCGTCCGGATCCGGGCAACTGGATCGGTCGGCCGCTGGCGGGCGACGCGCTGGCCAGGGTCCAGGCCGTGCGCAGCGACAGTGTGTTCGAGGCGCCGGGGCCCGGTGGCGGTCACTATATTCAGGCAGTGGTGCCGCTGGCATGGGACGGCGAGCCGGCAGCTTGGCTGCAGGTGGCCATCCCGGTCGGCGCGGCGTATGCGCCGCTGCACAAACTGTTGGCTGCCAATG from the Immundisolibacter sp. genome contains:
- a CDS encoding phosphoribosyltransferase family protein → MFKDRDQAATELAARLAHLRGQRPLILAVPRGAVPMGVILATALEGDLDLILVRKLGAPGNPEYAIGAVDEAGHVYVNPDVAADLDAQYLAEETARQQAVIRRRRAQYGAQQVDPAGRLVVVVDDGVATGATLIAALDALRARRPARLVVAVGVAPPDALSRLRAHADQVVCLLTPVDFGAVGQFYRDFGPVSDAEVTALLSAWRDRHSAA
- a CDS encoding NAD(P)H-dependent oxidoreductase, which translates into the protein MARLLVVSCTPKGPLSRTRRLLDAWLAKRRTADPALAVDEVDLVDTELPLVDGPVALAKGSVAAGSQLTPTQQRAWEAIVPWAREFLAADEVVIAAPMWNFSLPYPVKHYLDVVVQPGLLFRYTAQGPHGLCGGKPLTLVTTRGSAYADLPQVNFQTSYLRWLCEFIDCRYSEVVAEGLDARGPEAGEKILTEVIDRLQSPPQAVVRSGGTGSGNA
- a CDS encoding DegQ family serine endoprotease, which gives rise to MTALRAVFAVLLLWTPWWSSVHAALPEFTQLVKDVGPSVVNISTTQKARTQELFPGMPMDPNDPRSEFFRRFFGQPPGGQRQARSLGSGFIISSDGTILTNAHVVKDADEILVKLSDHREEPAELVGLDERTDVAVLRIKAKDLPVVKIGDSDRLEVGEWVLAIGSPFGLEYTATAGIVSAVGRTLPSDAYVPFIQTDAAVNPGNSGGPLFNTDGEVIGINSQIYSRSGGYMGLSFAIPIKVAMRAAGQIQKTGHASHGYLGVTVQPVTPALAQSFGLDKARGALVADVTAGSPAATAGIKAGDVILAFNGRALADAGDLPPLVGNTEVGDKVSLTVLRDGKERTVSATVGALSDSDEAGGPASKPADQAQGGRLKLAVADLDAAQREQLDVPKGGVLVMAVGDGPAARAGLTRGDVILRVGDSEVKDVAHFKTLVGKLPAGRAVPLLIQRRGNPLFLALTVPKE
- a CDS encoding HD domain-containing phosphohydrolase, producing the protein MNEAAARILIVDDQPDNLLILEDLLGRHYTVHAACDGEEALTRLADGDRPDLMLLDVVMPGMDGFEVCRRVKASPGLRDMPVLLLTSLDSAADEEYGLSLGADDFIHKPYSPPVVLARVNNHLKLARASRQLRDRNEDLERLVAERTREILRQSEQLIRSKQEVIASQGATITALCSLTEVRDNETGGHIRRTQHYVRVLAERLRDHPRFRHELNDETIDMMFRSAPLHDVGKVAIPDAILLKQGKLTPAEWEIMKRHPTHGRDAIAQAELELGDQGGSFLRFAREIAHCHHEKWDGSGYPQGLAGDDIPISARLMAAADVYDALMSRRTYKEAYSHERAMEMIQAERGRHFDPDVVDALQGLAETCRDIARRYRDGNDPQ